AAATTTGATCCTTGGGGAAGTCAGCGATGGTTTTAAGCTTCCCACCCGCTAGCTTTTTGCCTGTGTAGTCTGTCCCTGGAAGCCACTGGATCCCATAAGATGTACACATGAAttagacaaaaaagaaaacagtggttAAAAGTTCTCTAACACCCTCTCCTTCTCTTGTCTTCCGAAGAGTCAATCACAAACAGAAATTGATAGAACTAAATTTGCCCTCCTCCCTACCTAAAGACAACAAGAGTTACTGAGACACAAAATGTGTTATCCTGTACCCTCGGGATTACATCTAGAAGGGAAGTTTAGGGGTGTGGGAAGTGCGGGGGGAAGGTGGTGCCCGTGGGCGCAGTCTGCTTAGTTTTTGTACTCAAAAGGCTCATCTCCAGTTTCGTTGAGGAGACACGTGCGGACGAGGGCCTCTGTCACAGCGTAAGGATCACAGTTGGCAGAGGGCCGGCGGTCCTCAAAGTAGCCCTTTTTCTCCTGGCCCACATTCCTGGGGATGCGGATGCTGGCGCCACGGTTGGCCACGCCAGCGGAGAACTCATGGATGTTGGATGTCTCGTGGAAACCAGTCAGGCGCCTGGCATTGTCAAGCCCCCCTTTGGGGTCATAGGCACGGATGTGGTACTGGTGACGCTTGCTCAGCTTCTCGATGGCTTCTTCAATGTGCCTGCAAAGGAAGcaaggaagaggggaagaaacagaacagtgaGTGTCTGATGGATGGTACAACTGAGCCACTCGACTTGTGTCAAAGTAACAAGAGAGTCATTGCTGTCCCCAGGCCACTTCGTGATGAAGCCTTAAGCCCTACAACCCACGTATCATCTCAACACAGGGCTTTTCTCCACTCCTACCACTGAGCCAGGCTGGTTCTTGGAAAAGAATCTCCACGGCCAAATCTCACAGGGTCCCTCAGTAGCGCTGTGTGTGAGACAAGACCAGTTCAACCCCTTGCTAAATCCCACAGGCACACTGCCACTGGAGAACCTGCTCTCAGAGAGGACATTGCTCAACAAATAAGTTTCTGTTCAGGAAGCTCACATGAGCCAACCTGGTCACAGGTTGGCTCATTCTTTCAAGACATCACTAAGATTAAGTCAGGAAAACAACTGCTAGAAGGAATCCCGTCATAGAGCTCTACTGCAACCCAGTGCTGTAAGGTCCCTGCCTGCAGTCAGTACATCAGTCCCATACAGAAACTCAGGCTTCACATTTCCAGGATCTTCATGtttaagaaaacacagcatttgctTCCACAGCCTGGCTCAGGCAGAAGCAAATGgtccttttctttcacaatgGTTattaaaaaggggggggggggggggggggcttatgctgagtttgtttgtttgttcccAGCACTGGCAGATCAAGAGCTGGGCAGCCTGTTACGAATAGCTGCACCCTGGCCACCTGTGCTTCTGTCAGTATTGATGGAGCTGTACTGCAGGCTGAATTTCCCATCCAGCACCAAAATGGGAGCGTATCattatacaaaatacaaaaaaaaaaaaaacctccacaccaccagaaaaaagaaacaccaaaaaacaaacacccaaagaacctcccccccaaaaaaaaccaaacacacacacaaaacacatcCAGAAGGAAGTCTCAAACATAATGACAAAGTGACATCTCCCACGTCATCAAAAGCTCTGCAAAAAGCTCACTGCTAGCAACCAAGTCCAGCCTGCTGCCTAGTGAACAGATGCTACAGGCCCATCTCAAAACACTCACTTGAGACCTCCATCTTCCCTCATGCTCTTGGTGCTGAAGTTGGTATGACAGCCAGCACCGTTCCAGTTCCCAGGGATGGGTTTGGGATCGAAGGACACAACGACACCAAAGTCTTCGCACACCCGATGGAGGATGAAGCGTGCAATCCAGAGGTGATCCCCCATCTCAATCCCTTCGCATGGTCCCACCTGGAACTCCCACTACAAGAAGGAGGAGTTATGGGCTCAGTGGCGCAGAGTCACTCGCTGTGAGGCACTTCCCACCCCCTTATGCTCTCATCATtgataaaatgaaacaaatcagaGCAGGCAGCAATCTGCTGCCTGgaatttttctctatttcattcCACGAGGCACCTGAAAAAATTTACCTGGGCTGGCATCACTTCTGCATTGGTTCCTCCAATTTTCACACCAGCATAAAGGCACGCTCGGTAGTGGGCCTCCACAATGTCTCTGCCATAGGCTTTATCTGCCCCTACACCACAGTAGTATGGACCTGCAACAGCACAGGTGAACAGCAAGGGGAATGTGAGTTTCTAGAAAGAAAGAGGCTTAAATTCAGTGAAGACTGAGAACACAGGGAAGAACTCTCTAAATGCTTGAGATGTGTAGAAAAGCCCCAAAATCTACTTTTCATAGAAGCACTAACAAAGTAGAGCACTGATGAGAATGAGTCCCTCTGAGAGTCTGGGCTTCTGCTTGGGCATGCTGGGCATGAGTTTAAGTCACCTGCAGACTATCAGACCAAGCAGCCAATTTGGATGTGGCCAGTCACCATCTTAGCCTTTCCGTAACAATCTTAATCTCATGGTTTAGTTTTTGCCAATATCCTGCTTGCTATTGTCCATCTTCAGCTCAGGAAACCCCTACAAATCTTCCAGCTTGCCTGAAGCACTTAAGACGTGTCACACAGATTACAGTTCAAACGCTCCTGAGTTGGTGCAGCACAGACTCCCAAAAGATTACCCTGGGGTCCAGGGAAGCCGTTGGAAGGCCAGCCAAATGGATGTCCATCTGTTCCCAGAAGAGTGTACTCTTGCTCCATCCCAAACCAGGGATGCTGGTTGGACACCATATCCATAATCCGCCTGCAGGTGTGTCGGAGATTTGACTCTAGAATGAAAAAGCAACATAAGCCTTATTAGCATCTTCGCTTCTAATCCCCATTTCCATGTTATTTACAGTTTGACTCCCAGAAGCATTAGTGAAGAATCCCAGGGCCAGCCCTTTCTCCACCACCAGcacttcatttgcattttacCTTCAGGACAGGGATTATTTTTGTGTCATGCATGATGCTAAGGACATGACTAACATGTGAGCATgtctccctctccccttcccagaAACACCACCTCCAGCAGGAGAAGGTCCATTCACCTGCAGACTGACGGTTGTATTTAAAGACCTCACAGAGAACTAGTTTATTTGGATCCTTGCGAAAAGGGTCCCGAAACATGGCAGCAGGTCGCAGGTACATGTCACTGTTGGAGCCTTCAGCCTGGAAGGTGCTGGAGCCATCAAAATTCCACTCAGGGAGATCTGGagcaaagagaagaacaagCCACAGTGGCTCAGGGTCCCCAGGTACCAAGAGAATGGTCTCCGTGCTGCCCTCAGTAGTACAAGGGGGAAGATGTATATAGTAAACAGGCCTACAGAAGGTTTAATCCCAGCTCAGCTGTTTTTGCTCCAAATGggggaagcaaaacaaaccaacaatcAACTCACAAAAACACAGAACAccaaaacaagtgaaaaacaagaGTGCAACTTCCCAGCCACCCAGGAAAACACgaggagctgggctgctggcCAAGCCCAAGCAAACCGAGCAGCACTGAGGATGTTTCCCATGTCGCAATAACCATGGCGATGAGCAGAACACCCAGTCTCCTCACAGACGTGGCTGGGCAAGGTGGAAAagggcagagcatgagagatcTTCAAGCTGTATGAAGGAGAGGAGCCATGAAATAACCCTTATCTATGTTGCATGGTCTGAAGAAGGTGAGACAGCAAACCACATGTAGGTGGAATCTCATATGGAGAACTATGGCCAGCTTGGCCCCCTCAACCACCTGTCCAGGCTGGGCACTGCCCTCCAGGTCAAAGCACAGTAGGGGCAGCAGTGAACTCTACTAGGCAATGTTATCTCCTCCATATCCTGGGGGGCAAGTGGGAGGGTGGGAAGTACAAAGATTTCAAAGGAGCTGTGCCAACCACTCCCTTAGAGgcagaaaagaagagagagagggggaaggggaaaaaaagagaaaaaagaaaaaaaaaaaagatagataaTTCTGCTCAGTCacacacagtattttcatttcataactGTCTCCTGCTAGCACCATGGCAACCTGGGGAAAATCCTAATGCTATTATTGTGTAAGCTGGGACTGTTTGTTCTGAGGGACACAAGCTCTTAATTACACCGGATAGCTCCATTCTTTCCCCTCCACTTTCTTCTGCCAAACTACTTCCGGCCAAAATGAGTACTCGAGAGTCAATGGGCTGCCGAGCCCTTGCCAACAGCCCCTCTGCAGTAGGGCAGTGCCAGGGGCTGGCTCCCAACCCCAGGCATCTCGCTGTAATGCCACATCTGGAGAGCCGGGAACATTCCCCTGGGGGATCTGGGGAAAGAGGTAACTGGATGGCAGTAAAAAGCAATGTCTTCCCCAAATACCATTCTTCTaccatgaaatgaaagaaattgcaACCCTTCTCCGGAGCAGCcaagcacagctgctttctccATGCAGCAAGGGGCTGTGAACCCTGCACCTGCCCTCTCACCTTCAAGGCTCTTGGGCTCGTGGTCCAGAGTGCGGGTTTTGCAGCGGAGGTGCTCCCCTGTCCCATCAATCCAGATGTACATGGCTTGGACCTTCTCCCCCTGTGGCAGCTTCATGTACATGTGCTTAATGGCTTTGCTGAGTTGGGAGCTTGCCGAAGTGGCCATGGCTGTGGTCTGGATGAGGGGGTTCCTGCAGGGATGATACAAAACACAACCCCAACCGTGAGCCCTTCCCTACGCTCCCAGATTTTTGATCCTCCAGCCAGGGAGAAGCACGAGACAGCTTGGCCACAGGGCTCGCTGCCATCTCCAGCAGTCCCATGCCattctgcagacagaaaacagcagctcaggCAGACGCAGGCAGCTAGGAAAGCCCTGCTCCAGAAGTGACACCTTCAGAGTACCATTAATACTTGAACTCCTGCTCATGTTTGCCAATAAACTAGGTCTTATCCACCAACTGACAGCCTTCAAAAGTGCTCCTCAGCCCTGTATGAACTTTTCGCCTCTACACTCACCACGCTCCAAAGCAAGGCTATTGAACAGGAAAGCTTAGCTGGAGCTTTCTTAACATACTTGTTTCAGCGAGGAGGACttgccagccccagctgcctTCTCAGATCAGCTAGTCTGAAGCTAAACAAGCCTTGTCtagaaaaaggaggaagcaCAAATACAAGCAACACGCAGCGCAGGCAACCCCTGAGCAACCCAGGCAGCAGCCTCCAGGAAGCAATGGGGAAGGAGACTGAAGGGGCTCTGATCCCACATGTCGAAAGCTGCTGCATCTCTTCAAGCCTGGCacagcctggagcagggctCCCGGGGACAGCCAGCTCACGCGTCTGaaccaaagcagcagtgtttgcagGAGCTTGGAAATGCCATCGACTTGTAAATGTGAAATAACTTGAAAAGTCACACCAACACGCAGTCACCCCTCTGCAGGGAGGCTCGACTGCCCGGGCCAGCCCTCGCCAACCCACCCTGCTACAGCGCAGCTCGCTGCCCGCCCCGGGAGGGTCCCCATCAGCCCCACTCCCCTGCGAGCAGCGTCACCCACACATTCATTCCCTGGCAGGGAGACAATTTAAGCAAGCAGCTAAACAGCCTCgtgaaaaaagaaacctgcGAAAAGCATCTGTTTGCTAGAGAAAACTCGAGCTGCCTCTtctcacatacacacaaacaagCGAAGCAGGAACGTTCCCCTCGAAGCCGAGCAGCCACCGGGGAGCCCCGGCGCGGCACAAGGCGGCGCTGCCAAACCCCCACCCCAAGGGGCTGCGGCGGGGAAGGCGCGGGATGccccccctcccaccccgcAGGGCCGTTACCTGCCCTCCCTGACGACAGCGGGCGCGAAACTCCCACACTCAACTCTCAgggccgcgcccgccgccgcttTATGGCGCTGcagcgccggccccgccgcactGAttgggcggcggcggcggccgggccgggggggaCCGAAGGGCCGCCACCCcgcccctctcctcctcctccggcgGCTGGGGTGACCCTGCCCCCCGTCGCCGGGAGAGGGGGGCTATTGGGTCCTCTTTGCAATCCTCTCGGCCCGAAAAAATAACCCCGCATCTCGGCGGGAGCAGATCCAGGGCTTTCCGAGGGGTTTACATTAGCGGCTGCCTTTGCATAACTCTTAGGGATGGAAATCAGCCGCCGACGGTAAACAGGGCAGCggggaagaaagagggggaGGAACTGGAGTCTCCCCAAGCCCTGGGCCCAGGCTTGGTGCATGTTTGGGGGTGGAGGAACACAGTGCCCGCTCAATCCCCCCTTGCCTCTTGGAGCAAGTAACAGGCTCCAGCACCTGGATCCGAGCTAAGACCCTCGCTCCAGGGGACAGGATCGGTCACTGTCACACAAGGGAGGAGAGGTCTCCCAGCCCCACCTTGGGTGCAGGAGCACCCACTACAGAGGCGCCCGGGTGGCAGGGGTCACCCTGCAAACTGCAGGAACTGCCTAGTATTTTTCCACCCTTGCTCTTGGTGTCCCATCCCCATTCCTGTTCAGCTCTCTGCACCTCCCAACCCCAGCCTAAGCGGgagggggggtggaggggagcaATGCCAGCACTAGCAGAAGGAGCTGCCACCCATGGGCACATACCTGTATGCACACAGAGGTATCAGGCCAAGCACACACCACCCACACGCCTGCCTCGGGGcaacaggatgctgggctgCCCCATGCCAGCCTCGGGGGGTTGGCACCCAAAGTGCTATCCCTGGAGCTGGACTCTCCTGTTACAACCACCTTACTGAAGACACAGCCTCTCAACAGCCAGAGTATGGGGAGAAAGTGGACAGGGAGAGCTGGATCCTCACGCAGGTGGAGGTGGAAGTGCTCGCTCAGGTCTCACCTCGATTTATTGCCCATCTAAAGAGCTGGGTCCCCACCCTCCCTCTGGGGACAACCCGGCTCATTCTTTATCACCACCTTGGATCAGCCACCGTGTGTGTTAATTCCCCAAGGCTGTCCAGAACCCAGATAAAATTCGGGTGCTTTTCACCTCCTCACATTGACTGGGCAAGGCAGAGCCACCAAGCATAACCACAGAAACTGCCTCCCCTCCAGTACCCCCTATGTATAGAGCAAAGATTTcaacacagaaacaaatggTATGTTTTACCCATAGAAGTTAGCTCTGGATCTTACATTTAGGCCAAGTTACCTGAATCCAACAGCTCAGCTGAAGCAaaaggaggcaggagctggtgctgagACCCAGTCAGGCCAGGAGATACCCAAAATAGCTCCCATAAAGGGGGGCTGTCAAGCCACAGGCAATGTAAAGCTGTGCCCAGCCCTTTTCCCTAGGTTTGCAGAGAGGGTTTGTCTAATCAGGACACTGACAGCTCCAATAGCTCCAAATTCTTAAAATGTGCTTGATAGCTGCAAAAATTTCCCAGAGACTTTGGCACCCGTTAACAAGCCCAGGGTGTTCCCAGGTGGAAGCCCCTGGAGTGCAGGGTGACCGTCTAAGCCTTGGGGCTGGGCAGCTCCTCTTTTCACTTACTGAGCTCCGAACCACCCCGAAGAGAAGTGGAGAGGCAGAGACAGCTGTGCAGTGTAAACATCTCCTCTCCATCCGATAAATACATTCCGGCCAGCAAGCTCCTGCTTGGGAGGGCCCCGCAGCGTGGACAAGGGTTTCCCGCCTGGGTGGGAGGATGTCGCTCCCTGCCCCGGGGGAGGTTTGCTGGCAGGCCCCTGCCTTCGCCCTGTACGTGTTTACGAGCCAGCGGAGAAGAGCCGGGCGCCGGCGCCGCCGGGCCAGCGCCCTCTCCCGGGAGGCCGGCGGGGGAGAAGCGTCCCCTTGCCGCCTCGCAGGGCTCGCGGCAGCTTGTTTACCGCCTGCCGTCCCCTCCTCCCGTCCCGGCTGCCGGGGTATTTTTGGGAAACACGGCTCAGCCTGTGCCTTCGGCCAGCTGCGTGCTCCAGTGACCCTTATTGTCGCCAGCGTTAAACGAGACAAAAACCTCATCGGGGAGCTGCGGAAGGCACAGTGCCAACAGGTGACACCTCCCAGGAGTGGATTTAAATCAGCCTTCAAAGGGCCCCGCTCTAAATACGCAGCGAGCCGGCCAGAGACAATGCGCCGCTCCAGGGGCGAGCCCAAACTGgctcatgtttttctttcttcctcctatTAATTCGTGGGAACACCTTTATTCGCGTGCCCCGGCACTTCCCTCCGGCACAGTTTATATCCTGCGACAATTGCCAGGGTTCGAAAGCGCCTCGTGAGCTGGGAGGGTGGGTCAGGGCTGGACTGGCCAGTCTTCTGCCTCCCAGGCAGCAATGCAAACCCGGAAGGGACAGcacacagctgggacagaggTCCCTGGTCTCTCCAGGAGAGGTCTGGGGACCAGGATGGTGGAGTCTCTCACAGTTGGCAGGAGGTGTGCCCGCTTTTATGTGTGCCCAGTCCATTACTACCCCGGCATCTCTTTTTCCAATCCCAGTCAGGAGCCAAGCGGCAAGGGGTCATGGCTTCCCTCTCCACTGTGCTTTGCTCGGGCTTCTGTCCATGTGTCCCCCCCATCCATGACCTCATATCCCccccagctgctctgggcagttTGCTGTTGTCACAGGGGCTTTTCATACCCCCTCCCCCCTCCGCCCCCGAAAGTGCAGCCTTATAAATTTGGGAATAccttaaaatgcagaaatgtcaCACCATGAAGGAGACAGGATGCAAAACCACCCTGTGGCTCAGACCTTGGGGCAGGTGgctgctggctttgctgctgcagtgctagGATTCTTTCCCAGCACCATGG
This genomic window from Strigops habroptila isolate Jane chromosome 8, bStrHab1.2.pri, whole genome shotgun sequence contains:
- the GLUL gene encoding glutamine synthetase, yielding MATSASSQLSKAIKHMYMKLPQGEKVQAMYIWIDGTGEHLRCKTRTLDHEPKSLEDLPEWNFDGSSTFQAEGSNSDMYLRPAAMFRDPFRKDPNKLVLCEVFKYNRQSAESNLRHTCRRIMDMVSNQHPWFGMEQEYTLLGTDGHPFGWPSNGFPGPQGPYYCGVGADKAYGRDIVEAHYRACLYAGVKIGGTNAEVMPAQWEFQVGPCEGIEMGDHLWIARFILHRVCEDFGVVVSFDPKPIPGNWNGAGCHTNFSTKSMREDGGLKHIEEAIEKLSKRHQYHIRAYDPKGGLDNARRLTGFHETSNIHEFSAGVANRGASIRIPRNVGQEKKGYFEDRRPSANCDPYAVTEALVRTCLLNETGDEPFEYKN